A window of Drosophila subobscura isolate 14011-0131.10 chromosome E, UCBerk_Dsub_1.0, whole genome shotgun sequence contains these coding sequences:
- the LOC117892521 gene encoding uncharacterized protein LOC117892521 isoform X1, whose translation MNYQKASEKHSPSSLKQRPSGNGGSIQNFWNERIMERFIKANLFIICCVVAVLLLIVYLGAFSCEVSWILEAHGELPFAAYTLCTLYFVMFVATTILIHGLVSGLCWPLFAWSGIIGLLSIPELVFVMIMTTQHWGLQSVHGLTELTSYLIRLIINCLALICVIPTGIRWRRETQVLSQLQGLATRLSLQTPAPSVPMTKADSRRSSQRLSGFENAGYQLCDETSGKLPLGPGMGMGLNNQCGNGGSQAFGSQNEFNASMFAPALAQQFNNAAHMQRAAGGGGGGGPPGHRAQSLMDLRCTLPGMYNPRHVLDTEDKNAKYFNITIDDLKNNLQDSHRPSPPSLIGSASNDPIYCSIEPKQMTPPPAQQRPHHGHRPRGSHKQPPPGQLSRNCISLENLDGISKVQNDLNAYGNNLLQNYTQQQQYYLAMLLNPLHQQQQHQQHQQQMQQLQQHHHQAAGGIYRRPSACSSIGGFSGTVLAQPRRGSHHSQQMQYYGGFGYANYANPYITANSKLSLGNESDDYRKYRDVAL comes from the exons atgaattatcaGAAGGCCAGTGAAAAGCATTCGCCGTCCTCATTGAAGCAGCGGCCGTCGGGCAACGGCGGCAGCATACAAAACTTTTGGAACGAACGCATTATGGAGCGCTTCATAAAGGCGAATCTATTCATTATATGCTGCGTGGTGGCTGTTCTATTGCTG ATTGTCTACCTGGGGGCCTTCTCGTGTGAGGTCTCGTGGATACTGGAGGCCCATGGAGAGCTGCCCTTTGCCGCCTACACGCTCTGCACCCTCTACTTTGTGATGTTTGTGGCGACGACGATACTGATTCACGGCCTGGTCAGCGGCCTGTGCTGGCCCCTGTTTGCCTGGTCGGGCATCATTGGCCTCCTCTCCATCCCGGAGCTGGTCTTTGTGATGATCATGACGACACAGCATTGG GGCCTGCAGTCGGTGCACGGACTGACGGAGCTGACCTCGTACCTGATCCGGCTGATCATCAACTGCTTGGCGTTGATCTGCGTCATTCCCACGGGTATTCGGTGGCGCCGCGAGACGCAGGTGCTCAGCCAGCTGCAGGGTCTGGCAACGCGGCTGTCCCTGCAGACGCCGGCGCCCAGCGTGCCCATGACCAAGGCGGACTCCAGGCGCTCCAGCCAGCGGCTGAGTGGCTTCGAGAATGCCGGCTATCAGCTGTGCGATGAGACATCTGGCAAGCTGCCACTGGGTcccggcatgggcatgggactGAACAACCAATGCGGCAATGGCGGCAGCCAGGCCTTTGGCTCCCAGAACGAGTTCAATGCCAGCATGTTTGCCCCGGCCCTGGCGCAGCAGTTCAACAACGCCGCCCATAtgcagagagcagcaggaggaggaggaggaggaggaccgCCTGGACATCGCGCTCAGTCTCTGATGGATCTGCGCTGCACCTTGCCGGGCATGTACAACCCCCGCCACGTCCTGGACACAGAGGACAAGAATGCCAAGTACTTCAACATAACCATCGACGACCTGAAGAACAATCTCCAGGACTCGCACCGGCCGTCGCCTCCCTCGCTCATCGGCTCGGCCAGCAACGATCCCATCTACTGCTCCATCGAGCCCAAGCAGATGACCCCACCGCCGGCACAGCAGCGTCCGCACCACGGACATCGACCCAGGGGCAGCCACAAGCAGCCGCCGCCGGGCCAGCTCTCGCGGAACTGCATCTCCCTGGAGAATCTGGACGGGATCAGCAAGGTGCAGAACGACCTGAACGCCTACGGCAACAACCTGCTGCAGAACtacacccagcagcagcagtactaCCTGGCCATGCTGCTCAACCCGctgcaccagcaacagcagcatcagcagcatcagcagcagatgcagcaactgcaacagcaccaccaccaggcAGCAGGTGGCATCTACCGCCGGCCGTCCGCCTGCAGCTCCATTGGCGGCTTCAGCGGAACGGTGCTCGCTCAGCCGCGGCGTGGCTCACACCACAGCCAACAGATGCAGTACTACGGGGGCTTTGGCTATGCCAACTATGCCAATCCCTACATCACGGCCAACAGCAAGCTGTCGCTGGGCAACGAGTCCGATGACTACCGCAAGTACCGCGATGTGGCGCTGTAG
- the LOC117892518 gene encoding LOW QUALITY PROTEIN: WASH complex subunit 2 (The sequence of the model RefSeq protein was modified relative to this genomic sequence to represent the inferred CDS: inserted 2 bases in 1 codon; deleted 1 base in 1 codon) — MDISAEIADITAQAPEWNFAGDCALLALMKRISQNLQERGERTTRNLREFETSVRQADISLSNATNSLRSLQFGQQFVEYRVQEIDDDDFEMPAEKKKKPESPPKSSQEMSKEFLENNLQMFRKNFEPVTIDVPDSDDEDAPVNSTTIFRAKNPYDAIPLPYIIGSKEWQEHKYAGLYDSKESSDDEKSEEFSSSSSDERESASSKTPKPENKLVQTQLSDSSSLASATTEPVAVVSPVKLQIPAPAAPPILAPADHHLREPAPSRTQPRPIISSQRNPHERDLFAALRQSPPSDDPPSTSSSPRSSPAIGNRGTAAMQGSLSSSSSSAAHQPPPRLFDEAVPPQIPRKTEANPSPIKRKPVNLFNDDEFHSLMSEIVDKVQSKTGNNSTSNQANKLPEENKPVDQAPKPDTPKQINEIIATQPKSKTVNLFEDSPPLSPIPTHTPLRDATNDLSRPIFDDVPSPLSVQTKQIPPKEPAKPLPKSLFDDDLEDDFLSSFTAKPKPPEQKLKSSLFDDDDLDIDDIFIKPSTQPNKLSERLLGKTSLFDDDQDDDVTDLFASKKESSKEKLLPVEKKVETPMXKDLFDDIQDEDLFGTPKSKNLFANQPEQPTEETEKLEIVQEETQPAEAIEEEAGEVLRENGNKQPQSMEIIQEKSNNVARKAADLFNEDFSDDDSFLSTAKTKSEGAAAAATEISQEIHPQELDKEIKPQKLPESVLPTPEPTNKTEDESLNKDKVDVMADLFGSPKIGPPVLETPPPDDLEHDEDPIISMVADITNKSPKEEATLTAPEADLEAAQQVMQNYTSLFSEEPPDDSEFFQTLGSSSLSSLSASKMFEHDQDFFEPALPKIPVANKSSAATPSDHGPIGLFSDVPPDDDDDAAEAQKQAAAQPVDVPSTTTRIHTIFYDDFSETARAGAAGQTSKAPIMKEEEHPPADEVDRSKAQEVAELPTPTSPVKKLKMPTININVQALLPGTGGLPKFHKMQVPTPPPPQEAEVVTSGAKPSSAYTPSINEESNSTGRENGLQHVNKTRARGPARRRPSTRQGRRENYAKSVLEDVHPSTPAEVAPSSKAMAPSKTPTLPKLVKSFLDSDDEDEDLFGTAKIVSAMSQSETSAKPAPEDKLMTAPLPSEPPEDHVKPKAQTVPMSRPAKLFDESDDDDDLFASAAVAASVPPVQAKVLSKTPAASLFSSDEDEDFKLPAKTAPKKNIAPIQASKTTSLFSDDEDDDDLFGGAATSKQAKPQPRGVAKPAASKTRTAATIPASSGDNPLADLLGFK; from the exons ATGGATATAAGTGCAGAAATAGCGGATATTACTGCTCAGGCGCCGGAATGGAACTTTGCTGGCGATTGTGCTCTTCTGGCGCTGATGAAACGAATATCCCAG AACCTGCAAGAACGAGGAGAACGGACAACTCGGAATCTGAGAGAGTTTGAAACTAGTGTTAGGCAAGCCGACATATCGCTAAGTAATGCCACCAACAGCCTGCGCTCCCTTCAGTTCGGTCAGCAGTTCGTGGAGTACCGGGTGCAGGAGATTGACGATGACGACTTTGAGATGCCTGCggaaaagaagaagaag CCCGAGTCTCCGCCAAAGAGTTCGCAGGAAATGTCGAAAGAATTTCTAGAAAACAATCTGCAAATGTTTCGCAAAAACTTCGAGCCGGTGACCATTGACGTGCCCGATTCGGACGATGAAGATGCGCCAGTTAATTCTAC GACAATCTTTCGCGCTAAGAACCCGTACGATGCCATTCCCTTGCCCTACATTATTGGCTCAAAAGAATGGCAGGAGCACAAGTACGCCGGACTCTACGACAGCAAGGAGAGCAGCGATGATGAAAAGTCGGAGGAattctcctccagctcgtcgGACGAGAGGGAGTCTGCGTCCAGCAAAACACCAAAGCCAGAGAACAAATTAGTGCAGACACAGCTATCCGACTCTTCCTCATTGGCCTCAGCGACCACGGAGCCGGTGGCGGTTGTGTCCCCAGTTAAGCTGCAAATTCCTGcccctgcagctcctcctatCTTGGCCCCTGCTGACCACCATCTAAGGGAACCTGCACCCAGCAGGACACAGCCACGTCCAATTATCAGCAGTCAACGGAATCCCCATGAACGTGACTTGTTTGCAGCCCTTCGCCAATCGCCGCCAAGCGATGATCCACCTTCTACTTCGTCTTCGCCAAGATCTTCACCTGCCATAGGCAATAGGGGAACTGCAGCAATGCAGGGCTCtctcagctccagcagcagcagcgccgcccATCAGCCGCCGCCAAGGCTATTCGACGAAGCTGTGCCCCCACAAATTCCCAGGAAAACCGAAGCAAATCCAAGTCCAATCAAGCGCAAGCCTGTAAATCTGTTTAATGATGATGAGTTCCACTCGCTCATGTCGGAAATCGTGGACAAGGTGCAGAGCAAGACGGGAAACAACTCAACATCGAATCAAGCGAACAAGCTGCCCGAAGAGAATAAGCCAGTGGATCAAGCACCAAAACCGGATACTCCCAAGCAGATCAATGAGATTATAGCAACTCAGCCCAAGTCCAAAACTGTTAATCTATTCGAGGACAGTCCACCCTTGAGTCCCATCCCCACGCACACTCCGCTTAGGGATGCGACCAATGATCTGTCTCGGCCCATCTTCGATGACGTGCCGTCGCCTTTGAGTGTCCAGACGAAGCAGATTCCGCCCAAAGAGCCTGCGAAACCGTTGCCCAAATCGCTTTTCGATGATGACCTGGAGGATGATTTCCTGAGCTCCTTTAcggccaagccaaagccaccaGAACAAAAGCTGAAATCGTCTCTattcgatgatgatgatttggaTATAGACGATATATTTATCAAGCCATCGACACAACCGAACAAACTCTCGGAGAGATTACTTGGGAAAACCTCACTG TTTGATGATGATCAAGATGATGATGTCACAGATTTGTTTGCCTCAAAGAAGGAGTCGTCAAAGGAGAAATTGCTGCCAGTTGAAAAGAAAGTGGAGACGCCCAT GAAAGATCTGTTTGATGACATACAGGATGAGGATCTGTTCGGAACGCCAAAGTCCAAGAACTTATTTGCCAATCAGCCTGAACAACCAACAGAGGAAACAGAGAAATTGGAGATTGTTCAAGAGGAAACCCAGCCAGCGGAGGCAATTGAAGAGGAGGCAGGTGAAGTACTACGGGAGAACGGAAACAAGCAGCCACAATCCATGGAGATTATTCAAGAGAAATCGAACAATGTCGCTCGTAAAGCTGCTGATTTGTTTAACGAAGATTTCAGCGATGATGATTCATTTTTGAGCACAGCCAAGACCAAGTCggaaggtgctgctgctgctgcgacggaAATTAGTCAAGAGATTCACCCACAAGAGCTGGACAAAGAGATTAAGCCACAGAAACTGCCAGAGAGTGTTCTTCCAACTCCGGAGCCAACGAACAAAACGGAAGATGAAAGCCTCAACAAAGACAAAGTCGATGTCATGGCGGATCTATTTGGGAGCCCAAAAATAGGTCCACCGGTTTTAGAGACCCCTCCGCCGGATGACCTGGAACACGATGAAGACCCCATCATAAGTATGGTGGCTGATATCACAAATAAATCGCccaaagaagaagccactTTGACTGCACCTGAAGCTGACCTCGAAGCTGCCCAGCAAGTAATGCAAAACTACACAAGCCTCTTCTCTGAGGAGCCTCCGGATGACAGCGAGTTCTTCCAGAcactgggcagcagcagtctcagCAGCCTGAGTGCCTCGAAAATGTTTGAGCACGATCAGGACTTCTTTGAGCCGGCGCTGCCCAAGATTCCAGTTGCAAACAAGAGCTCGGCAGCTACTCCAAGCGACCATGGGCCAATCGGTTTGTTCAGCGATGTGCCAcccgatgacgacgacgatgctgcTGAGGCGCAGAAACAAGCTGCAGCACAGCCCGTCGATGTGCCATCGACTACAACCCGCATTCACACGATTTTCTATGATGACTTCAGTGAAACGGcacgagcaggagctgcagggcaAACCAGCAAAGCACCCATtatgaaggaggaggagcatccACCAGCTGATGAAGTGGATCGCAGCAAGGCACAAGAAGTAGCTGAACTGCCTACTCCCACATCTCCCGTGAAGAAACTGAAGATGCCCACTATAAACATCAATGTTCAGGCGCTGCTTCCTGGCACCGGTGGCCTGCCGAAGTTCCACAAGATGCAGGTGCCtacgcctcctcctccacaagAGGCCGAAGTGGTAACATCCGGTGCTAAACCATCGAGTGCGTACACTCCAAGTATCAATGAGGAATCAAACTCTACCGGCAGGGAGAACGGCCTTCAGCATGTGAACAAAACACGCGCACGAGGACCGGCTCGCAGGCGACCATCCACCAGGCAGGGCAGGCGGGAGAACTACGCCAAGAGTGTGCTGGAAGATGTGCATCCGTCAACACCCGCTGAGGTAGCTCCATCATCTAAAGCAATGGCTCCCAGCAAGACACCGACTCTGCCCAAACTGGTAAAATCTTTTTTGGACAGTGATGACGAAGATGAGGATCTCTTTGGTACTGCCAAGATAGTGTCTGCAATGTCACAGAGCGAAACGTCAGCAAAGCCAGCTCCTGAAGATAAGCTAATGACTGCTCCTCTGCCCAGTGAGCCGCCGGAGGATCATGTGAAGCCCAAAGCGCAAACGGTGCCGATGTCAAGACCAGCCAAATTGTTCGATGAgagcgatgacgatgacgatttGTTTGCCAGTGCAGCAGTGGCCGCCTCAGTGCCCCCTGTTCAGGCCAAGGTGCTCTCTAAAACGCCAGCAGCGTCTCTGTTCAGCAGCGACGAGGATGAAGACTTCAAGTTGCCGGCGAAGACTGCTCCCAAGAAGAACATCGCGCCCATTCAGGCGAGCAAGACGACGAGCCTGTTTAGcgatgatgaagatgacgaTGATCTGTTCGGAGGAGCTGCAACGAGCAAGCAGGCCAAGCCTCAGCCACGTGGCGTGGCCAAGCCCGCTGCCAGCAAAACTCGCACCGCAGCAACCATTCCAGCCAGCTCTGGCGACAATCCCCTGGCCGATCTGTTGGGCTTTAAGTGA
- the LOC117892521 gene encoding uncharacterized protein LOC117892521 isoform X2 → MERFIKANLFIICCVVAVLLLIVYLGAFSCEVSWILEAHGELPFAAYTLCTLYFVMFVATTILIHGLVSGLCWPLFAWSGIIGLLSIPELVFVMIMTTQHWGLQSVHGLTELTSYLIRLIINCLALICVIPTGIRWRRETQVLSQLQGLATRLSLQTPAPSVPMTKADSRRSSQRLSGFENAGYQLCDETSGKLPLGPGMGMGLNNQCGNGGSQAFGSQNEFNASMFAPALAQQFNNAAHMQRAAGGGGGGGPPGHRAQSLMDLRCTLPGMYNPRHVLDTEDKNAKYFNITIDDLKNNLQDSHRPSPPSLIGSASNDPIYCSIEPKQMTPPPAQQRPHHGHRPRGSHKQPPPGQLSRNCISLENLDGISKVQNDLNAYGNNLLQNYTQQQQYYLAMLLNPLHQQQQHQQHQQQMQQLQQHHHQAAGGIYRRPSACSSIGGFSGTVLAQPRRGSHHSQQMQYYGGFGYANYANPYITANSKLSLGNESDDYRKYRDVAL, encoded by the exons ATGGAGCGCTTCATAAAGGCGAATCTATTCATTATATGCTGCGTGGTGGCTGTTCTATTGCTG ATTGTCTACCTGGGGGCCTTCTCGTGTGAGGTCTCGTGGATACTGGAGGCCCATGGAGAGCTGCCCTTTGCCGCCTACACGCTCTGCACCCTCTACTTTGTGATGTTTGTGGCGACGACGATACTGATTCACGGCCTGGTCAGCGGCCTGTGCTGGCCCCTGTTTGCCTGGTCGGGCATCATTGGCCTCCTCTCCATCCCGGAGCTGGTCTTTGTGATGATCATGACGACACAGCATTGG GGCCTGCAGTCGGTGCACGGACTGACGGAGCTGACCTCGTACCTGATCCGGCTGATCATCAACTGCTTGGCGTTGATCTGCGTCATTCCCACGGGTATTCGGTGGCGCCGCGAGACGCAGGTGCTCAGCCAGCTGCAGGGTCTGGCAACGCGGCTGTCCCTGCAGACGCCGGCGCCCAGCGTGCCCATGACCAAGGCGGACTCCAGGCGCTCCAGCCAGCGGCTGAGTGGCTTCGAGAATGCCGGCTATCAGCTGTGCGATGAGACATCTGGCAAGCTGCCACTGGGTcccggcatgggcatgggactGAACAACCAATGCGGCAATGGCGGCAGCCAGGCCTTTGGCTCCCAGAACGAGTTCAATGCCAGCATGTTTGCCCCGGCCCTGGCGCAGCAGTTCAACAACGCCGCCCATAtgcagagagcagcaggaggaggaggaggaggaggaccgCCTGGACATCGCGCTCAGTCTCTGATGGATCTGCGCTGCACCTTGCCGGGCATGTACAACCCCCGCCACGTCCTGGACACAGAGGACAAGAATGCCAAGTACTTCAACATAACCATCGACGACCTGAAGAACAATCTCCAGGACTCGCACCGGCCGTCGCCTCCCTCGCTCATCGGCTCGGCCAGCAACGATCCCATCTACTGCTCCATCGAGCCCAAGCAGATGACCCCACCGCCGGCACAGCAGCGTCCGCACCACGGACATCGACCCAGGGGCAGCCACAAGCAGCCGCCGCCGGGCCAGCTCTCGCGGAACTGCATCTCCCTGGAGAATCTGGACGGGATCAGCAAGGTGCAGAACGACCTGAACGCCTACGGCAACAACCTGCTGCAGAACtacacccagcagcagcagtactaCCTGGCCATGCTGCTCAACCCGctgcaccagcaacagcagcatcagcagcatcagcagcagatgcagcaactgcaacagcaccaccaccaggcAGCAGGTGGCATCTACCGCCGGCCGTCCGCCTGCAGCTCCATTGGCGGCTTCAGCGGAACGGTGCTCGCTCAGCCGCGGCGTGGCTCACACCACAGCCAACAGATGCAGTACTACGGGGGCTTTGGCTATGCCAACTATGCCAATCCCTACATCACGGCCAACAGCAAGCTGTCGCTGGGCAACGAGTCCGATGACTACCGCAAGTACCGCGATGTGGCGCTGTAG